A single Mangifera indica cultivar Alphonso chromosome 20, CATAS_Mindica_2.1, whole genome shotgun sequence DNA region contains:
- the LOC123204141 gene encoding LRR receptor-like serine/threonine-protein kinase GSO1 translates to MFFMHFEMGCIQMSHFVLFLMTFVASLGDNSTDSLWLLRIKQEVVDSTGVLDNWSPRAHICSWHGVTCSDDQHVLGLNLSGSGLSGSISHEFSHLTSLQILDLSSNLLTGSVPFELGQLQNLRTLLLYSNSLSGKIPPEIGLLNKLQVLRIGDNLLWGQIPPNIGNLTELRVLGLAYCQFNGSIPVEIGNLKHLTSLDLQNNLLSGRIPEAIHGCEELQIFAASNNLLDGNIPSSIGLLKSLQVLNLANNSLSGSIPAELSHLFNLSYLNLLGNRFNGELPTELNQLVQLKILDLSKNNLSGNISVLNTPLNNLQVLVLSDNALTGSIPINFCLNNSNLQQLILARNRLSGEFPLELLHCSSLQLLDLSDNSFEGEIPPSLAKLENLTDLALNNNSFSGTLAPEIGNMSKLESLYLFGNKITGGIPVTIGKLQRLSILYLYDNQMSGSIPRELTNCSSLTMLDFFGNHFTGSIPDTIGKLKYLVLLQLRQNDLSGPIPPSLGNCRSLQSLALADNKLSGTLPATFTFLSELSLITLYNNSFEGPLPASLYQLKNLKIINFSHNRFSGSILPFTGSNSLTALDLTNNSFSGPIPPELAMSRNLNRLRLAHNHLTGSIPSEFGQLTQLKFLDLSFNNFSGKLDPELSNCKKLGHLLFNNNQLDGEMPLWLGSLQEIGELDLSFNNFQGTIPAEIGNCSRLLKLSLQGNNLSGKIPEQIGYLTSLNVLDVQRNNLSGEIPSTIQQCKKLYELRLSENFLTGSVPSELGSLTELQVILDLSKNLFTGEIPSSLGNLEKLERLNLSSNQLQGEVPSSLGKLTSLHVLNLSYNTLQGQLPSTISGFPLSSFLGNAKLCGPPLESCAESAEQGGRKLSNVEVIGIIAAIVFTSTVICLIMVYIMLRMWLNWRKVSISNSEGGPGSEQRKEEEKWVYGDEKRRNGEYWRMKSMALVSPQHEHFSKTCIFQFNMDNREMDDNLV, encoded by the coding sequence atgtttttcatgcATTTCGAAATGGGTTGCATTCAAATGTCTCATTTCGTTCTGTTTTTAATGACATTTGTTGCTTCTCTTGGAGATAACTCAACAGATTCCTTATGGCTTCTTCGAATCAAACAAGAAGTAGTTGATTCTACGGGAGTTCTTGACAACTGGTCACCAAGAGCTCATATATGCAGCTGGCATGGAGTAACATGCTCAGATGATCAACATGTTTTAGGCTTGAATCTATCAGGCTCAGGACTATCAGGTTCCATCTCGCACGAGTTCTCGCACTTGACTTCACTTCAAATACTAGATTTATCCTCAAATTTACTCACTGGTTCGGTTCCTTTTGAGCTTGGACAGCTTCAGAATCTAAGGACACTGCTTCTTTATTCGAACTCTCTTTCTGGTAAGATTCCTCCGGAGATAGGCCTTTTGAATAAGTTGCAAGTCCTTAGAATCGGAGATAACTTGTTATGGGGTCAAATTCCACCAAACATTGGCAACTTGACTGAGTTGAGGGTATTAGGCCTTGCATACTGCCAATTCAATGGGAGCATTCCTGTAGAGATAGGTAATTTGAAGCATCTGACGTCTCTTGACCTGCAAAACAACTTGCTTAGCGGCCGTATTCCAGAAGCCATTCATGGCTGTGAGGAGCTTCAAATTTTTGCAGCCTCAAACAATCTGCTCGACGGAAATATCCCTTCTTCAATAGGATTGCTTAAATCTCTACAAGTTCTTAACTTGGCCAACAACAGCCTTTCTGGATCCATTCCTGCAGAGCTAAGTCATCTTTTCAATTTGAGTTACTTGAATTTGCTTGGGAATCGATTTAATGGTGAACTTCCTACAGAGCTTAACCAGTTGGTTCAGCTGAAGATACTCGACCTGTCGAAAAACAACCTCTCAGGGAACATAAGCGTTCTCAATACTCCCCTAAATAATCTGCAAGTTCTGGTTCTGTCTGATAATGCTTTGACAGGTAGCATTCCAATCAACTTCTGTCTTAACAATTCAAATTTGCAACAACTTATTCTAGCTCGAAACAGGCTCTCTGGTGAGTTCCCTTTGGAGCTGTTGCACTGCTCATCTCTCCAACTATTAGACCTTTCTGATAATAGTTTCGAAGGAGAAATACCACCAAGCCTGGCCAAGCTGGAGAACCTGACGGATCTTGCTCTTAATAATAACAGCTTTTCAGGAACTTTGGCTCCTGAAATTGGAAACATGAGTAAACTGGAAAGCCTTTATCTTTTTGGCAACAAGATTACTGGTGGAATTCCAGTGACAATTGGCAAGTTACAAAGGCTGAGCATTCTCTACCTGTACGATAACCAGATGTCAGGAAGTATTCCGAGAGAATTAACAAACTGCTCCAGTTTAACTATGCTTGACTTCTTTGGCAATCATTTTACAGGTTCCATTCCTGACACTATCGGGAAGCTGAAATATCTTGTGCTTCTTCAACTGCGGCAGAATGACTTATCAGGTCCTATCCCGCCGAGCTTGGGCAACTGCAGAAGTCTACAATCCTTGGCTTTGGCTGATAACAAACTTTCAGGAACATTGCCAGCCACATTCACATTCCTTTCGGAACTGAGCCTCATTACTCTGTATAACAACTCCTTTGAAGGCCCTCTTCCTGCATCTCTCTATCAACTCAAAAacctcaaaatcataaatttttctCACAACAGATTTAGTGGCAGCATCTTGCCTTTCACTGGTTCAAATTCTTTGACTGCGTTGGACTTAACAAACAACAGTTTCTCAGGTCCCATTCCTCCTGAACTAGCCATGTCAAGAAACCTAAACCGTCTTCGCCTTGCACATAATCATCTTACTGGCAGCATTCCTTCTGAATTTGGCCAACTCACGCAGCTCAAGTTCCTCGATTTATCATTCAACAATTTCTCTGGCAAGCTAGATCCTGAGCTCTCGAATTGTAAAAAACTAGGACACCTCCTTTTTAACAACAATCAACTCGATGGCGAAATGCCTCTTTGGCTTGGCAGCCTACAAGAAATTGGGGAGCTTGATCTCTCCTTCAACAACTTCCAGGGAACAATCCCAGCTGAAATAGGAAATTGTTCAAGATTACTTAAGCTTTCTCTCCAAGGAAATAACCTATCTGGAAAGATCCCAGAGCAGATTGGTTATCTCACTTCTCTTAATGTCCTTGATGTGCAAAGAAACAATCTTTCTGGAGAAATTCCTTCAACAATTCAGCAGTGCAAGAAGCTCTATGAACTGAGGCTCTCGGAGAATTTCTTAACAGGTTCAGTTCCATCTGAGCTAGGAAGCCTAACTGAACTACAAGTAATCTTGGATTTAAGTAAAAATCTTTTCACCGGTGAAATTCCATCTTCTCTTGGAAATCTTGAGAAGTTAGAGAGATTGAACCTCTCTTCTAATCAACTCCAAGGAGAAGTTCCATCTTCACTAGGAAAGCTGACAAGCCTCCATGTATTAAACTTGTCATATAATACACTACAGGGCCAACTTCCCTCAACCATTTCAGGATTCCCGCTTAGTTCTTTCTTGGGGAATGCAAAGCTTTGCGGCCCACCATTAGAATCATGCGCAGAGTCAGCGGAACAAGGAGGAAGAAAACTGTCAAACGTTGAAGTTATTGGTATTATTGCGGCTATTGTGTTTACTTCAACGGTGATATGCCTGATTATGGTTTATATCATGCTTAGAATGTGGTTAAATTGGAGGAAAGTTTCCATATCAAATTCGGAGGGTGGTCCTGGGAGTGAACAgaggaaagaagaagagaaatggGTTTATGGagatgaaaaaagaagaaatggtGAGTATTGGAGAATGAAGTCTATGGCATTGGTTTCCCCACAACATGAACACTTTTCTAAAACATGCATATTCCAATTCAATATGGATAACAGGGAAATGGATGATAACTTGGTCTGA